The sequence TATTGAATGACCAACTTCCACCAGCGGAGCTGACTAATTGTCTTTGTGCACTGGAATGTTCTTGTTAGAAAGGGTAATATAATGAACACATTATGTCATCTTTGTGTTGCCGTCGTATACTTATTTTTTGGTTATGATTATTATGGCTTGCATGATGTTATGCTATTAACACTTTTGTTGAGAACTCTAAATTGGATTCTTAATGCTTCATTAGCATTGTCATCTAATTCTAAAACTTAAGCGTCTAATTAGAACCAAATAAACTTAACTGAACTGTACTTTCAGTTTGTGTGATTCACATTCTAATTGAATTCACTTGTCCAAAATAACTGTCAATCTTTACCTGTCATATGATGCTTAATGATTCTTTTAATTGGTTATATCTGCTATATTATGACATAGACCTGCTCCATTTTCAGTTTTCAGCTGTCTTTGTAATATAGAGGTTCTGTCATTTATATCACTTAACTAACCTGTGTCCATTGACCAGACTGAGTGGACAAGGGAAGAGGATGAGAAGCTGCTCCATCTTGCTAAGCTCATGCCTACTCAGTGGAGGACTATTGCACCTATTGTGGGTCGAACACCATCCCAGTGTCTCGAGCGATATGAAAAATTGCTTGATGCTGCCTGTGCAAAGGATGAGAATTATGAGCCTAATGATGACCCAAGAAAGTTGCGACCTGGGGAGATTGATCCAAACCCTGAGTCAAAACCTGCACGTCCAGATCCTGTTGACATGGACGAAGATGAAAAGGAAATGCTTTCTGAGGCAAGGGCTCGCTTAGCTAACACCAGGGGTAAAAAGGCAAAACGGAAGGCAAGAGAGAAACAACTTGAAGAGGCGAGGCGGCTTGCATCACTGCAAAAAAGGAGGGAACTGAAGGCAGCTGGTATTGACAACCGGcacaaaaaaagaaagagaaagggaaTTGACTATAATGCGGAGATCCCTTTTGAAAAGAGACCCCCTCCAGGCTTTTATGATACAGTGGGCGAGGACAGGCCACTTGAGCATGTGCAGTTTCCAACTACCATTGAGGAGCTTGAAGGGAGGAGAAGAGTGGATGTAGAGGCTCAATTAAGAAAGCAAGACATCGCCAAGAACAAGATTCTGCAGAGGCAGGATGCTCCTGCCGCAATAATGCAAGCAAATAAACTCAATGACCCAGAAGCTGTCACAAGAAGGTCCAAACTAATGCTTCCACCACCCCAAATTTCGGACCATGAATTGGAGGAGATCGCAAAGATGGGCAATGCCGGTGATCCTGCTCTAGCTGAGGAGCTTGGTGAAGGAAGTACTGCCACCAGGACACTGCTTGCAAATTATTCCCAGACTCCAAGGCTTGGTATGACACCATTGCGAACGCCGCAACGAACGCCAGGTGGGAAAGGTGATGCTATTATGATGGAGGCAGAGAATCTTGCACGTTTAAGGGAATCACAAACACCTCTTTTAGGAGGCGATAACCCAGAGCTTCACCCATCAGATTTCTCAGGCGTTACACCACGTAAGAAAGAGATACAGACTCCGAATCCCATGGCAACGCCTCTGGCTAGCCCTGGCCCTGGTGTTACCCCAAGGATTGGTTTGACACCGTCCAGAGATGGAAATTCCTTTGGGTTAACTCCAAAAGGAACCCCTTTCAGGGATGAGCTTCACATAAATGAAGAGGTGGAAATGCAAGACAGCGCTCAGCTTGAGCTTCGTAGGCAAGCAGAGTTAAGAAGAGGTCTGCGGTCTGGTTTTGCTTCTATTCCACAGCCTAAGAATGAGTACCAGATAGTTATGCCACCTATcacagaggagaaggaagaagctgAAGAGAGAATTGAAGAGGATATGTCAGACAGGTTAGCACGAGAAAGGGCTGAGGAACAAGCAAGGCAGGAGGCATTGCTCAGAAAGAGGTCCAAAGTGTTGCAGAGGAGTTTGCCTAGGCCACCTGCTGCTTCAGTGGAGATTCTCCGGCAATCTCTTATTAAAGGTGGTGAAAGCAGAAGTACCTTTGTGCCTCCTACATCACTTGAACAAGCTGACGAGCTAATAAATGAGGAACTCCTGAGGCTccttgagcatgataatgctaaATATCCTCTTGATGAACAAACtcaaagagagaaaaagaaagggaGCAAGCGTCAGGCAAATGGGGCAGCTTTCATCCCTGAAATCGAAGGTTTTGATGAGCATGAACTAAAAGAGGTATATTTCTTTTCTGCCCTTTTATTATTGGTATTTGATGTTGAACTGTATCCAATTTAACATATATTCTGAATTTCATGTAGTACTAGGCACATCAATAATTAGTTACTGTGGGTTCATAATTGTATATACCTAAGtgagtagcacagtaatatggCATATAGCGCCTGTATGAGAGCAGCAGGTCTAAACCATTCCTGTACCAACCTTTATAATCTTGCTTCTGATAGCCAATTATTTCTATAGCCAATCCATGGCATAGAATGCTATCCTGGAGATGTCAAGGGAGGGAAAATATATTTATTTTGCATAGTGGGAGCTGTATACAGCACATCACTAACAAGATAACTGTTTAGCTGTAGGATCCATAGAAGAATTGTGCTAGGTTTTATGCAATGCTTACCCTGTTTTTAGGATACTTGTGTTTTCTGGAAAATGAATGAATGCTCAAAAATCCAAGAGGCCACTAATCGGGTTAAGCATGCATCACTTAGACGTGACACTGTCATGGATAGACAATGAGTGCACAAGATTGCTTGAAAAACAACCTCTCTCGGGTGTTGGGATTGaaagttgaaaagaatttgaaaacagccgTTGAAAGTCTGAAATATCAAGATGAGAAAATATGGATTCTACAGTTTGAAAAATTGTCCCTCCGGCGTGTAAGGATTTTATCATCTACAAGTAATGTGTTAGTTAGAATTGTTATGTTATGCACATGGGCGCATGGGCACGCACCCTGTAGAGAACTGTGCAGTATCTCTTCGCAATagtatcctatatacctaagagatttACCCCCACTATCTTGTTTATCTTAACATGCAACCTATCCACATCATCAAATAGCTCCACCATGTAACAACATTTTCCCACTAACTCTTCATGCACATGCTCCCATTAACTCTTCATGTGCATGCAACCTATCACAATTAACATTAACTATTTTTTATGCCCTCTCAAGCATCCATTCCATTCTAGGTTTCTTTTGCTATCTATATATGTGTCTTGACATCATACGATCCCCTCCAAATGTCCAACATGAGTCCCCGTTCAACCCTTTGGTTAGAATTCACGTGTTGTTAATGCGACCGTCTGATTTCAAAATCCCGAACATCCATTTTTTTTCATTCCCATTCCCTTGCGCTACGTACATGTCCGTGATTTTTTTCTCCTACAAGCCATAGAATTGCGCTAGATGTCTTTTTGTCAAAACCTGGCGTTCGAAGCAGCCTTTTCAATGATGGAACTAAGCTTCAGCTCAAGGTTTTTGAGACGCCGAGTCAAGCCAAGTCGCCGAGGCTGCGGCTAGTGGCTTGCTGGCTTGAGTCAGCGACTTGGCTTGATTAGTCGCCCCAAGTCGCCATGGCACAACAGTACATAGAGCAGCAGAGCACATAGATATACAGCAGCAGCAGAGCACGTATACAGCCGAGAAAATGTACTACATCTAAGCGGAGCACATATAGAGCCCACCCTGCGCTATCTTTCATATACTACATCTAAGCAGAGCACATATAGAGCCCACCCTGCGCTCTCTTTCCTTCGGTCCTCCTTCCCCAGTTCCCACATGATGacatatatagcagcagcaagCCACGCGAGCCAGCGAGTCGCGCGACTAATCGCACCAAGTCGCCGGCGAGCCACGCGAGTCGTGCCACTTGCTCCCTGAGTCAAGTCGCCTGCGCAAGCCAGCCATGCCGCGACGACTTGGCGATTAGTCGGCGACTCAAAAACAGAGCTTCAGCTAATGATGAAGCATCCATGGTTGCGCACCAGACAAGACAAATAAAAAGAACTAGAGCTATCTGGGTATATTATGGCGAGAAGCATTATGTACTCAACAGTGGGGCTCATGAATTGCAAGCAAATTTTTTACATAAAAAATCAAAAATCAAATTATGAGTTAACTCACATTTTATTTCTCTATGCGACCATTTTTTTTATGAATGCACGTCTATAGTTGCTATCATTGTTTTAGGTTTAGCCAAGGGTGGAGATGTCCCCACTGTCTCTACTCAACGCTGTTTTCATCACATATCGCCTCACCGAGATATTGTCAAGGTAATAAATTAACAGAACAAAAATCACACTCATTTTTGGATTTTCCATCAAAAAAAATTAGATGTTTACTCTAAAcaatatttctttcaaaaaaattatcatcaaattatactactccctccgtccagaaatacttgtcaggGGAATGaacgtatctagacgtattttagtgttagatacatccatttttagtcatttctacgacaagtatttccggacggagggagtatatttcatAATTTTCACATGTTTTAAAACATCAAATTATTTATTAACAGTTCCCGCAGCAACTCGCGGggtatcatctactccctccgttcctaaatgtaagtctttttagagattccactacaaactacatacggatgtatatagacatattttagagtgtagattcactcattttgctccgtatgtagtccatagtggaatctctaaaaagacttgtatttaggaacggagggagtagttgacacAGTTCGAGATGTTCTATTCATTCTGCATAAGAACTTAAATACACATATATTGGATTACTGAAACACTTCCTCAATGTAGTAATCACTTATAGCCATCTGTTCCTTTTTGTTTAGCCTGACTAAGTGGGATTTTTTCTAGCATATCATCCGTGAATGCAGCTTTTTGCTTTTTACTAGAAGGCTATGTGTTATGTCTTATGAGTGGTTTTCTGTAACCGTATGCGGAGATCATTTATTTGAATCTTCATCGTTCTTCGTGCCAATCCTGTTTGCCTCGTTTAGTTTAATTGTAATGATGGAGAAGTTTTTAAATCACTTGTTTATTTGTTGACAGGCAAGTTTTATGGTTGAGGAGGAGATTCAGTATCTTCGTGTGGCCATGGGCCATGAAAATGAATCTTTTGAGGATTTTGTGAAGTCACATGATGCATGCCAAGAGGACCTTATGTTTTTCCCTACTAACAACAGCTATGGTCTTGCCAGTGTTGCTGGAAATGCTGATAAAATTTCTGCTTTGCAACATGAGTTTGAAATGGTAAAGAAGAGAATGGATGATGAGGCAAAGAAAGCTTCTCGGCTTGAGCAGAAGATCAAACTGCTGACACAAGGATACCAGGTTAGTTGGGGATGATGCATCATCTTATTGGTATCTATATTAATTTTAACTTTTCTTCAGACAACATTTTACAGTCTGGCTATGGTAAATGTTTCTCTTTAGTCTGTTTAAGGATGCCTCCCAAACATCTCCGCCCCATTGATGTTTGCTGTCAGTTAAAAATGCACTATGTGGAAGCCAACCCATAATTTGAAGATTCTCTGGTTGCCCCAAACCAAGCTTGCATAACTAGAGGATacccccgcgcgttgctgcgggaattggtTGATGAAAATTTGGCTTGATGACATGAGaaccaaaatttaaaaaatatataaCTTACTATATTTGAACATGTATTGTTGTaataatatttattgaatataaatAGAATAAATTAATGGGAAACATTTTGCCATGCATGGTGAATGGTGTAGTATGTCTTTTGccatgcatgattgcatgttgagGCGAGCCTTATCCCATCCATACTTGTATggtgatgtggcatgcttgcatgttgagataaataagttagtggGTATGAccctcttaggtatataggatttgCAGAGATACAACAGATGAGTGATCGCTTCTGATTTTGCTTTTCATTTGATGCATACTGGTTTAGTTGTACTGAAACAATATTGTATGATATTGTTTTCATTCTGTTTCAAGCTTTTCCATGTCGATTTGTAGTGCTGATGGTTTGCCTCACTTGCTATTTGATTTGTTAGGCACGAGCTGCAAAATTGGGGTCACAGATCCAGGACACCTTCAAGCAGATGAACACTGCAGCCACAGAACTTGAATGCTTCCAAGAGTTGCAGAAACAAGAACAGATGGCTGGTGCCTATCGTGTGAGAAATTTGTCTGAAGAAGTGAATAAACAGAAAGCGTTGGAACAGACTCTCCAGAGCCGCTATGGTGATCTGTTGTCTGGTTACCAGAGCATCCATGGACAACTTGAGGAGCACAAGAGGCTACTTAAGCTACAGGAGGAGGCAATAGAGGCAGAAAACCGTGCTAAGGAGGAGGCAATAGAGGCAGAAAACCGTGCTAAGGAGGAGGCATTAGAGGCAGAAAACCGTGCTAAGGCGGAGGCAATAGAGGCAGAAAACCGTGCCAAGGAGGAGGCATTAGAGGCAGAAAACCGTGCTAAGGAGGAGGCAATAGAGGCAGAAAACCGTGCCAAGGAGGAGGCATTAGAGGCAGAAAACCGTGCTAAGGAGGAGGAAGCTGCAGCTCGAAATCGTGCTGCtgaggaagaaaatgagaggaagaatcaTGCCATTCAAGAGGAATCAGGACAGACAACTAAGGTTACTGATGAAGAAGCTGCAGGAAGAAAAGAAATCAATGGAGATCAGATGGATATGGACAGTGCAGATGTCGCTGGAGAACTTGTAGGTCCAATTCCTCCATTGCCTGACACAGTGGATAACGATGGGGCTTCAATTGAACAGAGTACTTCTAACGCTCAGAGTGGTGACACCGTTACTGTGAATGAGGGAGCCATTGACAAGGTCGATTCATCCAAATTAGATGGCCAGGACAATACCAGTTGTAGCATGGATATTGATGCTGGTAGCCAGGAAGAGGGAAAAAATGTTCTCGCGGCTGCTGCTACAAGTGTAGATGTAGGGAACACACCTGTATCTTCAGATCAAGCTGTCTCGAATGAAGGGAGTGATGCGGTTCACGCACCTGTATCTTCAGATCAAGCTGTCTCGAATGAAGGGAGTGACGCTGTTCACGCACCTGTATCTTCGGATCAAGCTGCGCCAAATGAAGAGAGTGGCATGGTTCCTGAATAAAACATCTTCTGCATACCTCATCTGCAGCGGATGTCACAAGCATGATGCCAAAGGTGACTACTGAACACTAGCTCGCGTGCCATGTTTGTTTTGTTAATTTTCGTTTTGACTCTCTGCTGGTCTGAACATTTGTGGAAGTAAAACCTGATATTTACAGCTTTCTATTGAAAATATGAACTTGAGGAAACAGGTCATCCCGCTAGTGCTGCTTTTGACCTTTCTTTTATGGGCCTCGCTTCGGGTCTGGGTTTTGAAGAAGTACCCATGTTTGACTTATCATGTGGGGCAAAATATCACCGTCTTTTGTGGCGGTGGCTGCAGCTGGTGTTTGTGCGATGTGGGgttatggccctgtttggttcggctgtggatttctaaaagcagctgtgaaaaatctgctATGGAAAAACAActgtggaaaatctgatgtgataaagatgtaggtcatttggcaaaccagaTGATACAGCTTTTTCAAATTTTGGCtcgcagcggaatcagattttgaaaagcacgtcctgggctgcttccgattttggttcagattttggcagcggacttttggaatcggattctgctgggttcgccctttggttcagattctactgtgcggcagcggaatccgtcgataaaagatgaaccaaacagggcctataaCTGCTGCTGTTGCGCTGCTGGTGCTGTTCATGTTGGCAGTGCTACTTGCGTATGATTTTCAAGATGTGGCGCTTTAGCTTTGCGCATGTTGGTCATGTCTGTTAGCCTCACTGGTTTGAGGAGGTtttaagaagaaaagaaaaaactgcTCCTTGTGTGTGATTCAGATCACCAAAATATATCATTGCTTGTTCAAAGATGCGATCCAGAAAACAACACAAATCTTACTCATGTGTATCATAGCCGCCTTTCTTTGGACCATATAAAGTACTTAGTAGGcactccatctgttcctaaatatatgcctttttagagatttcaatatgaactacatagggagcaaaatgagtgaatgtacactctaaaactATATACATCCGCATATAGTACGTATGGAAATctttaaaaaggcttatatttagaaacagaggaagTTAGAAGGGTAACTGAAACGACTTTAGGTTTTGTTGATTTATTGTGTGACAATTTTATTGAAAAAGATTATGCTTATGGTATATTCACTCAAAAATCCAGTTAACGATGGTGTTGGATAAACTTCTCTTAGTCCGTGCCACCCCTACCTTGCCACGTAAATCACAAAACATCTACCCCACCCCCCACTTAAAATCAGGAGGGGaaagattagatgctttgtgatttgtgaatgccacatgtcatccatcaggatgggtcttacctgctaaccgtgagacctggtctcatataatttttttcccttAGCAGGCCACACTCTGCTTCTTCATATGGCATCATATCTCTGTTGACATCTCAATCCTCCGAGTCCATGAGATTTTACATTGAGATTTGTATATCTTTTTTTCCTTCAGTTTTCTCTCTTAATCTCAGTCGAATGAGATCTAGACACAGATTTTTGATATTATAgataaaaacactcttatattttatattatgagacgggcGGAATCAAACGTCTATCGCCAGGATTCTAGAAGTGATCTGCTCCATGATTTTTCCAAGTTTCGAAAGGTCTCGGTAGGTAGCTCGGCAGGAGACGGTGGTGATGGATACGGAACGCAAACCTCTGTCCATCGACCAGTGGCGCTAGCTAGCTATCCGACGAACATATGTAAGACTAGCGGTTGCCGTTTAGGCAGAGTGCGTCGTATCGTATAGTCCCTATGATGGAAGGAGGAAAGGACAAACGGAGAAGCCAAAACAAATGCACTACGTCCTGCTATGTGTGTTGATTGACACCGTCCCCGGCCATACTTGCATATCCCGGTCGCCATCTAACGATCTCTCGCTCCTAGTTTTCATCACCCACCCCGCCGGCCGTATACAATTTGTTTTCCCCACGCTTCTCATTGTAAGACATATGCTCCATATGAGTATACACAAATACGAAAGCATTGTTTTCCCCACCCCTCTCTCACATTAAACATCTTGTTATAATTCCGTTTTTGTTTACTAAGGTAGGTAGTAGCCAGTAGGCTCTCAACTTATTGGCTTGGTATCTCAACTCTCGCCATTCTTGTTTCTCAAAACATTAATAAATGCCTAAAAGTTGGTCAATTACCCAATTATTTTTCTTTTGACGACGAGGTCAAAAGACATACAATTAGCCAAAAATAAGTTGGGAAAACAAGAAAGTTGAAGACCAACAGGAGCTAAAATATATAAGAAATGTTAATGACCCCCTAGGAATTTATGCCTAACAAACACATATATTCTGAAACAGAATTGAATTAGACAAAAACAATCCATGTAGACATTTTTTTACATTTGTAATTGTATTTTGGACTATTCCTCATTATCTaaaactttttgaaattttgataTGTTTATAGATGTTCCTAGACAATTTTAATTTTAAAGTATACTTTTTCTATAATTTTATACATTTTTTACGATTAGTTTCTTGTTTTTGTTTGCATATATTTATAAATTTTAACATCAGTTTTCATTGTTTTCTTTTCGAGTTAGTTAAGTTTTCGACAAAATATTTCTTTTCAatattttgtttatttattttgttttctacTTCATTTGCCCTAATTTGACAAGTCATGGTGTCGTGACATTATCATACCATTTTTAGTTTGAACATCGGACTAGATATAAACAACTATTACTTTTGAAAGCTCTCAAAACTTTTAGAATCTTTTTGTTCCACATTTTTCTAAACATTTTATCGTTATATCTGTTTTCTGATCAATTTCAAGTCAAAATATCCTTGTGTAAGCTTGCTGTTTTGTACACAACTGGTTTCTTGTTTTTGGTCGcattaatttttttaaatcaccTTTTCCTAGTTTTCATTTCAAATTATCTTAGTTTTCTGCAAATGATTTTTTCCCCTAGTTTTCTTTTCAAATTATCTTTGTTTTTGACAAAGATAATTATCAAACTTTTCCTCGTTTGCCCAAGTTTCTTAACTCATCTTATTGACTAGGCGATCATATGCATCAAAGAGTCTTTTTAGAAACACCGAGGAGTTACAAGGTAGATTCACACATGCATACACTCACACATCACACAACACCTACCGAGGATGGGGTCAGAGTTGTGGAGCTTCAAAATCGATGAAGTCACCACATACACTAGCTATTGACAGGAACATTGCCTTGAGCTGAAAAAAATGTGCATTACCTAAGGTTTGATCCCTGATAGCTCGGGGTATGGCCACCctccttagagcaactccaatagctTTTGTATTCATAAAAAAAACTACCAGGAAGTTGAGGTAAAAATTGCCCTGCAACAGATCCTGCAAACCCCTGTTTGTAGGGGATCCCGTATAATTCATCCCAACTTCCATTCGCTTTTTTTGGTGGGAatactttcaatctattcattttcaatcatgccAGTAGAACggacatcagaaataataaaaattacatccagaccCACAGACCACCTAGTggcgactacaagcactgaagcgagccgaaggcgcgtcgCCGTCATCACCCTCCCATATATTTTGGAGGGTAGAAAACCGCCTAAAAGCTCAGGGCGCGCGCCTCGTCCTGATGCCGGGTCACCgctgttcacacacgaacacgtcgccgtgtaccctcgacaccgggggtgatgcaccgcagctcacgtcgaaggagacccgccggaagcgcggtacgcaagacaatccggcgggcgcttttgtagacccgaaaccccacacgcccgggagggaccccgtcaggacgcgtggaggctatgggctgccctaggtcgacctgatcgcccctagggcctcgagattCGCCGCCCAGCAACAAGAAGAACatacgaagaacgaggaagaagaagaactagggttaaggagaaaagataaaagataaaagtggtagatgattgttcgattgtgtgttgttcaatcggccgtcaccccttaggtatataagaggtggctggacttcccgtgcaaggaaaaggtttggattcacgtccaaaaccctagtcaaattcggattggttttgtccgaactttccaaaactgttcggtttaaactggctgcatcttgcggatcttttttgtggtggtaaacgatcttggatggaaacgagcccaaaagcaatcttgaccgtttcgacgagacgaacaacttttatgttgaacgttttttgatcagaagTCATCTTGAGagtcaaatcggtcgcgcaaaacaggctatcctcgcgctacccatcagacagggtgtctggtggggcgcgccagttttttgcCTCCTGATAGGGCTGTATTTCGATGGctttaacttttgcatatgaactcggattggaacgatttttatatcaaaatcgaccgtttcgacgagacgaagacaatccatgtagataatgtttccatttaaggtcgtcttgggggcttaatcagccaaactgtactctgaatataagatcttagtactttgagcatagtttcggccttcgagatgaaatcggactgcgatgacccaaacttcaaagatgttcatatcgacaatacggaactctttcatgaagatcacttctccatttgacgccatcttaaataagttattgaccgtgccaaaatctggtgtcaacacatgcccccctgtttttcggcaaagtttgtgtgccgaaaaataacttccgcatggcttgttctaaggacgatgtcaacactccatcggccattttgcatattcttaagacgataagtatatatcggccatttagattagcaacaaaagtgaagctaatcgaacatataatgatttggtaataccctttcatgatgtaagaaattatattttatccatggattaaaataagcccattgagggtaaccaaccatacctgatgaagaattccatggcataggcatcaacggcattgttgaagaaaatggataatgtgtggaccgaagatgttgaaaccttcggcttggtccttcgtagctttcactcttttccttcttcacctttgtcgcactccttgtaaaggaagctcgcacataattcttattttgaataTTTACTTTGGGAACCCACGCCATAtttctcttttcaagttcttgtgcactaagcttccgcaactccttcttttgccaatacgataagtcGAGTGGGCATCCCAGCTGCGATTTTATTTGAagtaatggcaattcttgttttaccttgtgcactctcaacttcttcccttcagatttggcacttgattgacttgcctcgttgccttttgtagccaatgtcaacactttaattggctctttttcatttgagatcatatctgaagtggcactcttacgaccatctcttttgacGCGGTAGATTTGCTCGACCacctccttattcttccttgtgCACCAGACCGATtctttatgattgaaacggtctttgacgcgtgattgttcaaatgttgatctccttggagctgcatagtattggtgagatggtctagaataagatggagaatgtgcccttgtatcatacctgtcccatgatgaatatgtatctatatgagcatagggaggcatccacggcattggcattggcggcccaaaataaggatatgaatatgttgcattaaaattatcactttgccaataccaatcctcatatttgcgccttgggggtgatcttggtttctttgcat comes from Triticum aestivum cultivar Chinese Spring chromosome 5B, IWGSC CS RefSeq v2.1, whole genome shotgun sequence and encodes:
- the LOC123112743 gene encoding cell division cycle 5-like protein isoform X2, whose product is MRIMIKGGVWKNTEDEILKAAVMKYGKNQWARISSLLVRKSAKQCKARWYEWLDPSIKKTEWTREEDEKLLHLAKLMPTQWRTIAPIVGRTPSQCLERYEKLLDAACAKDENYEPNDDPRKLRPGEIDPNPESKPARPDPVDMDEDEKEMLSEARARLANTRGKKAKRKAREKQLEEARRLASLQKRRELKAAGIDNRHKKRKRKGIDYNAEIPFEKRPPPGFYDTVGEDRPLEHVQFPTTIEELEGRRRVDVEAQLRKQDIAKNKILQRQDAPAAIMQANKLNDPEAVTRRSKLMLPPPQISDHELEEIAKMGNAGDPALAEELGEGSTATRTLLANYSQTPRLGMTPLRTPQRTPGGKGDAIMMEAENLARLRESQTPLLGGDNPELHPSDFSGVTPRKKEIQTPNPMATPLASPGPGVTPRIGLTPSRDGNSFGLTPKGTPFRDELHINEEVEMQDSAQLELRRQAELRRGLRSGFASIPQPKNEYQIVMPPITEEKEEAEERIEEDMSDRLARERAEEQARQEALLRKRSKVLQRSLPRPPAASVEILRQSLIKGGESRSTFVPPTSLEQADELINEELLRLLEHDNAKYPLDEQTQREKKKGSKRQANGAAFIPEIEGFDEHELKEASFMVEEEIQYLRVAMGHENESFEDFVKSHDACQEDLMFFPTNNSYGLASVAGNADKISALQHEFEMVKKRMDDEAKKASRLEQKIKLLTQGYQARAAKLGSQIQDTFKQMNTAATELECFQELQKQEQMAGAYRVRNLSEEVNKQKALEQTLQSRYGDLLSGYQSIHGQLEEHKRLLKLQEEAIEAENRAKEEAIEAENRAKEEALEAENRAKAEAIEAENRAKEEALEAENRAKEEEAAARNRAAEEENERKNHAIQEESGQTTKVTDEEAAGRKEINGDQMDMDSADVAGELVGPIPPLPDTVDNDGASIEQSTSNAQSGDTVTVNEGAIDKVDSSKLDGQDNTSCSMDIDAGSQEEGKNVLAAAATSVDVGNTPVSSDQAVSNEGSDAVHAPVSSDQAVSNEGSDAVHAPVSSDQAAPNEESGMVPE
- the LOC123112743 gene encoding cell division cycle 5-like protein isoform X1, yielding MRIMIKGGVWKNTEDEILKAAVMKYGKNQWARISSLLVRKSAKQCKARWYEWLDPSIKKTEWTREEDEKLLHLAKLMPTQWRTIAPIVGRTPSQCLERYEKLLDAACAKDENYEPNDDPRKLRPGEIDPNPESKPARPDPVDMDEDEKEMLSEARARLANTRGKKAKRKAREKQLEEARRLASLQKRRELKAAGIDNRHKKRKRKGIDYNAEIPFEKRPPPGFYDTVGEDRPLEHVQFPTTIEELEGRRRVDVEAQLRKQDIAKNKILQRQDAPAAIMQANKLNDPEAVTRRSKLMLPPPQISDHELEEIAKMGNAGDPALAEELGEGSTATRTLLANYSQTPRLGMTPLRTPQRTPGGKGDAIMMEAENLARLRESQTPLLGGDNPELHPSDFSGVTPRKKEIQTPNPMATPLASPGPGVTPRIGLTPSRDGNSFGLTPKGTPFRDELHINEEVEMQDSAQLELRRQAELRRGLRSGFASIPQPKNEYQIVMPPITEEKEEAEERIEEDMSDRLARERAEEQARQEALLRKRSKVLQRSLPRPPAASVEILRQSLIKGGESRSTFVPPTSLEQADELINEELLRLLEHDNAKYPLDEQTQREKKKGSKRQANGAAFIPEIEGFDEHELKEASFMVEEEIQYLRVAMGHENESFEDFVKSHDACQEDLMFFPTNNSYGLASVAGNADKISALQHEFEMVKKRMDDEAKKASRLEQKIKLLTQGYQARAAKLGSQIQDTFKQMNTAATELECFQELQKQEQMAGAYRVRNLSEEVNKQKALEQTLQSRYGDLLSGYQSIHGQLEEHKRLLKLQEEAIEAENRAKEEAIEAENRAKEEALEAENRAKAEAIEAENRAKEEALEAENRAKEEAIEAENRAKEEALEAENRAKEEEAAARNRAAEEENERKNHAIQEESGQTTKVTDEEAAGRKEINGDQMDMDSADVAGELVGPIPPLPDTVDNDGASIEQSTSNAQSGDTVTVNEGAIDKVDSSKLDGQDNTSCSMDIDAGSQEEGKNVLAAAATSVDVGNTPVSSDQAVSNEGSDAVHAPVSSDQAVSNEGSDAVHAPVSSDQAAPNEESGMVPE